A stretch of Argiope bruennichi chromosome 10, qqArgBrue1.1, whole genome shotgun sequence DNA encodes these proteins:
- the LOC129987481 gene encoding glutamic acid-rich protein-like — MWVDGATTAVRRLKGYCCACCRGDEEKEDDTKKDIQYENWKDLSDSPHEDSRVEKTLASAKAAAEKAKKSLEASEKGNKKKKGDPEDPLFVAESSSDELRVISEEVDDKADDSKKKKKSGKDKPEKPSADKKKNEVDEKKEESESEKKTDNDETPKEEKIADEETTKEDTEDDKTKKDDKEKKGTGEIIKGALKLSAKQNKEKESKATSNIDVESKDLSVLEASSPSDEKPKDEKKSDTKEESDKKETSKEEKSDPKKEPEKSEKKTDEKIESPKKEDDVPKEDTDPDDTKDIETEQPTEPETEKAKKKSNLACCWKKSDTESDSEDEESSSEEALDKYSDLDDSTQKVLVYTKAITDRTRKGFSPKSYSKRESDPESEKKKYIHQLLGFIPEESQNSRTQEIERILEKQDTPQDYYKSKDNGSGKIESDKILKNGRKQDDKNDFKKDEKQTEKNCEIVEAFKSGEKRDSDRAEDKREPMEDSGSKTAQGSKIDLNNNKSEALHLTTSKDTSKQENGLQHKDKNDFSVDSQPLAEDSKVSEDSTEIKTEVGETVARPVSESVIIAKDQTRRDNDKKERSNNEIAKKSGKAEDETEVVFDGRNIDKEEKQKENVDGDDIDAKKSSNEEEKSKEGSGTPLEQDQIRIDTKEELTGEEIPNTIQERKDDDDAGSDKTEENLTDGVGESESAEKTEFDDKSVSGHTEGDAEETEATQSTKQEDFMDERNRKFRKQAIESGILTEEDVRTFGSTTVNKYSKSDEKGEDPEDGLARKSISNEKEEKKGDDKGAISKRISLKGTSKQTESSEKPTFGFKSVPPDAEAQTHSDDAMQSTRKMEIRDEKEKIVETSSSETYKLSEEDYKSFGSTRINSKPEEKRDDPEEGFKSSGDLSSTEEKKDDELKSSAKYMSLDDILKLSESAEKTKFGSNDDFSASIEDKKGEDDAKESTKENKNKDEKKKTIKRVIESGLLTEEDLKAFGSQSNSKNTQ, encoded by the exons atgtgggtagatggcgccacaacagctgtacgaaggttgaaag gtTATTGCTGTGCCTGCTGTCGAGGTGACGAAGAAAAGGAAGATGATACAAAGAAAGATATCCAGTATGAAAACTGGAAAGATTTATCCGATTCTCCCCATGAGGATAGCAGAGTGGAGAAAACTTTAGCAAGCGCTAAAGCAGCAGCAGAAAAGGCAAAGAAATCTCTGGAGGCTTCAGAGAAAgggaataagaaaaagaaaggagATCCTGAAGATCCACTCTTTGTAGCAGAGTCATCATCAGACGAACTGAGAGTTATATCGGAAGAGGTCGATGACAAAGCTGAtgacagtaaaaaaaagaaaaaaagtggaaaaGATAAACCGGAGAAACCTTCAGCAGATAAAAAGAAGAATGAAGTCGATGAAAAGAAAGAGGAGAGTGAATCAGAAAAAAAGACAGACAACGATGAAACgccaaaagaagaaaagatagCTGATGAAGAGACAACAAAAGAAGATACTGAAGATGACAAGACAAAGAAAGATgacaaagaaaagaaaggaacTGGTGAAATTATTAAAGGTGCTCTGAAATTATCGGCAAAgcagaataaagaaaaagaatccaAAGCAACAAGTAACATTGATGTGGAATCGAAAGACCTTTCTGTTTTAGAAGCCAGTTCACCTTCTGATGAAAAACCGAAGGATGAAAAGAAGTCAGATACAAAAGAAGAATCTGATAAAAAGGAAACAAGCAAGGAAGAAAAGTCAGATCCAAAGAAGGAGCctgaaaaaagtgaaaagaaaactgATGAGAAAATTGAATCGCCCAAAAAAGAAGACGATGTCCCTAAAGAAGATACTGATCCTGATGATACAAAGGACATTGAAACTGAACAACCAACTGAACCTGAGACAGAAAAAGCAAAGAAGAAAA gTAACTTGGCATGCTGCTGGAAAAAAAGTGATACTGAAAGCGACAGTGAAGATGAAGAAAGTTCCTCAGAAGAAGCCCTGGATAAGTACTCGGATCTCGACGATTCAACACAAAAAGTTCTCGTATATACCAAGGCTATCACCGACAGAACTCGAAAGGGTTTCAGTCCAAAAAGTTACTCGAAACGAGAATCGGATCCTGAAAGTGAAAAGAAGAAATACATTCATCAACTCCTGGGGTTTATCCCCGAAGAATCCCAAAATAGCAGAACACAGGAAATAGAGCGGATTTTGGAGAAACAAGATACTCCCcaagattattataaaagtaaagataACGGATCAGGCAAGATTGAAAGtgacaaaatacttaaaaacggTCGAAAGCAGGAtgataaaaatgactttaaaaaagatgaaaaacagACAGAAAAGAATTGTGAAATTGTGGAAGCTTTCAAATCAGGTGAAAAGCGTGATTCAGACAGGGCAGAAGACAAAAGAGAGCCGATGGAAGACAGTGGATCTAAAACAGCTCAAGGaagtaaaattgatttgaataataataaaagtgaagcCCTGCATTTAACGACTTCCAAGGACACAAGCAAACAGGAAAATGGTCTGCAACATAAAGATAAGAATGATTTCTCAGTAGATAGCCAACCCCTGGCAGAAGACAGTAAAGTTTCGGAAGACTCTACAGAAATAAAGACAGAGGTGGGGGAAACAGTAGCAAGACCAGTATCTGAAAGTGTAATAATTGCTAAAGATCAAACAAGACGAGATAACGACAAAAAAGAACGATCTAACaatgaaattgcaaaaaagaGCGGGAAAGCTGAAGATGAAACTGAAGTTGTATTTGACGGTAGGAACATCGACAAAGaggaaaaacaaaaggaaaatgtTGATGGTGATGATATTGATGCTAAGAAATCttcaaatgaagaagaaaaatcgaAAGAAGGCAGTGGTACTCCTTTAGAACAAGATCAAATAAGAATTGACACGAAAGAAGAATTAACAGGAGAAGAAATTCCAAATACCATACAGGAACGAAAAGATGATGATGATGCAGGATCTGACAAAACGGAGGAAAATCTTACCGATGGCGTTGGAGAGTCGGAATCTGCCGAGAAAACAGAATTTGATGATAAAAGTGTTTCAGGACATACAGAAGGTGACGCAGAGGAAACAGAAGCCACACAATCTACCAAACAGGAAGATTTCATggatgaaagaaacagaaaatttagaaaacaggCCATTGAATCGGGTATATTAACTGAAGAGGATGTAAGAACTTTCGGTTCAACTACGGTCAACAAATATTCCAAATCAGATGAAAAAGGAGAAGATCCTGAAGACGGCTTAGCACGCAAaagcatttcaaatgaaaaagaagagaaaaaaggaGATGATAAAGGTGCTATTAGTAAAAGAATAAGTCTTAAGGGTACCAGTAAACAAACAGAGTCCTCAGAAAAACCAACATTCGGATTCAAAAGTGTTCCACCTGATGCTGAAGCACAAACACATAGTGATGATGCCATGCAATCTACAAGAAAGATGGAAATTCGTGATGAGAAAGAGAAAATAGTTGAAACGAGTTCTTCAGAAACATATAAGTTATCTGAAGAGGATTATAAATCGTTTGGTTCAACAAGAATCAACTCCAAACCAGAGGAAAAAAGAGACGATCCTGAAGAAGGATTTAAATCTTCAGGAGATTTAAGCTCCACAGAAGAGAAGAAAGACGATGAATTAAAATCTTCAGCTAAATATATGAGTCTTGACGATATCCTTAAGTTATCAGAATCTGCTGAAAAAACGAAATTTGGAAGCAATGACGACTTTTCGGCGAGCATTGAAGATAAAAAAGGTGAAGATGACGCCAAAGAATCCACCAAAGAGAATAAAAACAAAGATGAAAAgaagaaaactataaaaaggGTCATTGAATCGGGTCTTCTAACAGAAGAAGATTTAAAAGCTTTTGGCTCACAGAGTAACAGCAAAAACACccaatga